Proteins from a genomic interval of Caldicellulosiruptor diazotrophicus:
- a CDS encoding helix-turn-helix domain-containing protein, translating into MTKLEYLKKQHNLSSAKLSLAAGINYTLLTSIERGERKAYPKVKKRLAKFFNVPEDELFNEDGSLKEIED; encoded by the coding sequence ATGACGAAATTAGAGTATTTGAAGAAACAGCATAATTTATCATCAGCAAAGCTATCTTTGGCAGCTGGTATCAATTACACTTTGTTGACTTCAATTGAAAGAGGGGAAAGAAAAGCTTATCCAAAGGTAAAAAAGAGATTGGCTAAATTTTTCAATGTGCCAGAAGATGAGTTGTTCAATGAAGATGGGTCTTTAAAAGAGATTGAGGATTAA
- a CDS encoding helix-turn-helix domain-containing protein: MNDYEKLTYTPKETAQVLGLSLTTVFRLIKNKEIPVIRVGRKVLIPKDKLKEWIDKVTQ; this comes from the coding sequence ATGAATGATTATGAAAAGTTAACCTATACTCCAAAAGAGACGGCACAGGTATTGGGACTGAGTTTGACGACAGTTTTCAGACTTATCAAGAACAAAGAGATACCTGTAATCAGGGTCGGTAGGAAAGTTTTGATTCCTAAGGATAAGCTTAAAGAGTGGATAGACAAAGTAACACAATAA
- a CDS encoding DnaB-like helicase N-terminal domain-containing protein translates to MDILKTNTSNLQSLESEEAVIGAMLLSKEAISEVAEILREEDFATPELKEVFSAIMDLFKEGKPIDVITVSERLRERGSYDVVGGSEYLTNLIINTPTTANVMYYAKIVKEKSIQRKMIKKGELLLKDLQEGNLEQAKQLLKDMEAITNEAFQVKEEAGLILTSASELLQKDLTPVDFLIGEIIPREGITIIAGNEKIGKSWFALQLACALATGQDFLGFLPKKNYKVLYLALEDTERRIKDRLLTLGFPGSDNLKFITKDDKKIEALNLERLEHIIKKNNIEVVFVDTLKVFKVKMKIIENLRKNTYEQDYEVILGLQNLCVETGATLILLHHTKKSAVDDFVEGVLGRVTAAVDTILHLQRQRGEVEACLRITGRDVEEQELALRFENSFWILLGTAKEHKLSKERREILEAIRDLGGAATPKQVAEYLGKNRTTTNRLLLKMSSAGLIKSVNGLYVLAESEESDNNSMNTMNSVKSVNSVKSVKSVNSVNPISWNSHFSINLEPSVNSVKALSDVDLKNQSSQSSQSSHFLNSTNENVEAIKQKIRKIEISKTDQKIIFYTTEKVTTQEVDTFFSHQQMPCLKCNTLLGYTPAIGGYYCKNCNEIIAVEVKHTEPVLAFV, encoded by the coding sequence ATGGATATTTTAAAAACTAATACATCTAATCTACAGTCTTTGGAAAGTGAAGAAGCAGTCATTGGTGCTATGCTTCTTAGTAAAGAAGCAATATCAGAGGTTGCAGAGATCTTAAGAGAAGAAGATTTTGCAACTCCAGAGCTAAAAGAAGTTTTTTCTGCTATCATGGACCTTTTTAAAGAAGGCAAGCCCATAGATGTTATAACAGTTTCAGAACGGCTAAGGGAAAGAGGAAGCTATGATGTTGTAGGTGGGAGTGAATATCTAACTAACCTTATTATAAACACTCCCACAACAGCAAATGTTATGTATTATGCAAAGATAGTTAAAGAAAAATCTATACAGCGCAAAATGATAAAAAAAGGTGAGCTGCTTTTGAAAGATTTACAAGAAGGGAATCTTGAACAAGCAAAGCAGCTTTTGAAAGATATGGAGGCAATAACAAATGAAGCATTTCAAGTTAAAGAAGAAGCGGGATTAATTTTGACGTCTGCTTCAGAACTTTTACAAAAAGACTTAACACCTGTAGATTTTTTGATAGGCGAGATAATACCACGTGAAGGGATCACGATTATTGCAGGCAACGAAAAAATAGGCAAAAGTTGGTTTGCTTTGCAACTTGCTTGTGCTCTTGCTACAGGTCAGGATTTTTTAGGTTTTTTGCCTAAAAAGAATTACAAGGTGCTATATTTAGCACTGGAAGACACAGAAAGACGTATAAAAGACAGATTGTTGACATTAGGTTTTCCAGGAAGTGACAATCTGAAATTTATTACTAAGGATGACAAAAAAATTGAAGCATTAAACCTTGAACGGTTGGAGCATATCATAAAGAAGAACAATATTGAAGTTGTATTTGTAGATACATTAAAAGTTTTTAAAGTAAAAATGAAAATTATTGAAAATTTAAGAAAGAATACTTATGAGCAAGACTATGAAGTAATCTTAGGTTTGCAGAATTTGTGCGTTGAAACAGGGGCGACATTGATATTATTGCATCATACCAAGAAAAGTGCTGTCGATGATTTTGTAGAAGGTGTGCTTGGTCGTGTGACAGCAGCAGTTGATACTATTTTACATCTACAAAGACAGCGTGGCGAGGTAGAGGCTTGTTTACGTATTACTGGACGTGACGTAGAAGAACAGGAATTAGCTTTAAGATTTGAAAATAGTTTTTGGATACTATTGGGAACTGCAAAAGAACATAAATTATCAAAAGAAAGAAGGGAAATTCTAGAGGCTATCAGGGACTTAGGCGGTGCAGCAACACCAAAACAAGTAGCAGAATACTTAGGCAAGAACAGAACCACAACTAATAGATTGCTACTTAAAATGTCAAGCGCAGGTTTAATAAAATCTGTGAATGGTCTTTATGTGTTAGCTGAAAGCGAAGAGAGCGACAACAATTCTATGAATACAATGAACTCTGTGAAGAGCGTGAACTCTGTGAAGAGTGTGAAGAGTGTGAACTCTGTGAATCCCATAAGCTGGAATTCACACTTTTCTATTAACTTAGAGCCAAGTGTGAACTCTGTAAAAGCCTTATCAGATGTGGATTTAAAGAATCAGAGTTCACAGAGTTCACAGAGTTCACACTTTTTAAACAGCACTAATGAGAATGTTGAGGCAATTAAGCAAAAAATAAGGAAAATAGAGATAAGTAAGACAGACCAAAAAATTATATTTTATACGACTGAGAAGGTAACAACGCAAGAAGTTGACACATTCTTTTCACATCAACAAATGCCCTGTTTGAAATGCAACACATTACTTGGATATACACCGGCTATTGGTGGGTATTATTGTAAAAATTGTAATGAAATTATTGCGGTAGAAGTGAAACACACCGAACCAGTATTAGCTTTTGTTTAG
- a CDS encoding TetR/AcrR family transcriptional regulator: MKKSEVTKNKIIQTAIKLISQNGYAATTTAQIAKEAGVSEATLFKYFKDKETLLKEVIKAGVTQILSQVALLPLKENIEKSMALKTPDFIKSLIYERLEMVEKNIDIFKLVLIEIQYNDLLKKEVSEKMVPKTCQAKQLIERILMQKADISSDMAKGLSRVMIGTVLTFFIQKYILGIETSEDELDKEINNVLLVFKKAIGEE; this comes from the coding sequence GTGAAAAAGAGTGAAGTAACAAAAAACAAAATAATCCAAACAGCTATAAAGCTTATTTCTCAAAATGGTTATGCTGCTACAACTACAGCTCAAATAGCGAAGGAAGCAGGAGTTTCTGAGGCCACACTTTTTAAGTATTTCAAAGACAAAGAAACCCTTCTCAAAGAGGTTATCAAGGCAGGAGTGACACAGATTCTTAGCCAGGTTGCTCTTTTACCATTAAAAGAAAATATTGAAAAGAGTATGGCTTTAAAAACTCCAGATTTTATAAAGTCATTAATATATGAAAGACTTGAGATGGTAGAAAAAAATATTGATATTTTCAAACTTGTGTTGATTGAAATACAATACAATGACCTTTTAAAAAAAGAGGTAAGTGAAAAAATGGTACCCAAAACCTGTCAAGCAAAGCAGCTTATTGAAAGAATACTTATGCAAAAAGCTGATATCAGTTCTGATATGGCAAAGGGTCTTTCAAGGGTAATGATAGGGACGGTATTGACTTTTTTTATTCAGAAATACATTTTAGGGATTGAGACTTCTGAAGATGAACTGGATAAAGAGATTAACAATGTACTTTTGGTATTCAAAAAAGCAATTGGGGAGGAGTAA
- a CDS encoding HlyD family secretion protein, translated as MASIKIKTKLVLFSSFCIIFLFFLTGCKAKSGEDIYSSTVEVKSLDINSEIAGRVEKVYVEEGSKVEKGDVIAKLDSSVLEIQKNLSLYNLKIAKISSEISKENLEIAKLKYSLVNEKPSKYQLDQLKENIFQLEALKEGNAKNISLLRKAIEDLKTIRVSDTEILKTLTELKIQLNSLEAQNESVAHQIKSLEAQFQMVKNENVMPEDKSIYAILVEIAQKNYSQALEYVKIAEGNLKLCEENLKKASIISPANGIISIKGVEEGQFVGPGSFVAQISLDHYYLKIYVPSTKLGKVKIGKEVSIVSEDGQKAYGEIVYISDKAEFTPRNVETKEEKQKMVFMVKIDVTKNKEILKPGMIVDIIL; from the coding sequence ATGGCAAGTATAAAAATCAAAACAAAATTGGTTTTGTTCTCATCTTTTTGTATAATTTTTTTGTTTTTCTTGACAGGATGTAAAGCAAAAAGTGGTGAAGATATTTATTCGTCAACAGTTGAGGTAAAAAGCTTAGATATAAATAGTGAAATTGCCGGCAGGGTAGAAAAGGTGTATGTTGAGGAAGGTTCTAAAGTAGAAAAAGGAGATGTAATAGCCAAACTAGATAGTAGTGTTTTGGAAATTCAAAAAAACTTATCTTTGTACAATCTTAAAATTGCAAAGATTTCTTCTGAAATTTCAAAAGAAAATCTTGAAATTGCAAAGCTTAAATATTCTCTTGTAAACGAAAAGCCATCTAAATATCAGTTAGATCAGTTGAAAGAGAATATTTTCCAACTTGAAGCGCTTAAGGAAGGAAATGCAAAGAACATTTCTCTGCTTCGCAAAGCTATTGAAGATTTAAAAACCATCAGGGTTTCAGACACTGAAATACTTAAAACTTTGACTGAACTGAAAATTCAGCTGAATTCCTTGGAGGCGCAAAATGAAAGTGTGGCACATCAAATTAAATCTCTTGAAGCTCAGTTTCAAATGGTAAAAAACGAGAATGTAATGCCTGAAGACAAGTCAATATATGCGATATTAGTCGAAATCGCTCAAAAGAATTATTCACAAGCCTTGGAATATGTAAAAATAGCAGAAGGGAACTTGAAACTTTGTGAGGAAAATCTAAAAAAAGCCTCCATCATTTCACCAGCAAATGGTATTATTTCGATAAAGGGCGTTGAAGAAGGTCAATTTGTTGGACCTGGCAGTTTTGTAGCTCAAATTTCTCTTGACCACTACTACCTTAAAATTTATGTACCCTCGACTAAGCTTGGAAAAGTAAAGATAGGGAAAGAGGTAAGTATTGTCTCTGAAGATGGGCAGAAAGCATATGGAGAGATTGTATATATTTCCGATAAAGCTGAATTTACTCCGCGAAATGTAGAAACAAAAGAAGAAAAACAAAAAATGGTTTTTATGGTAAAGATAGATGTTACAAAGAATAAAGAGATACTCAAGCCTGGGATGATTGTAGATATAATCTTGTAA
- a CDS encoding ABC transporter ATP-binding protein, with protein sequence MDKAIKIEKLTKKFSRFVAVNNISFEVQKGCIFGLLGPNGSGKTTTIKIICGVLRATEGYVEVLGKDVSKYPEEVRQNIGYVSQKFSLYEDLTIEENINFYGAVYGLSKNEIERKKKQLINLFKFEGREKSQVGTLSGGMKQKLAFACATLHNPQILILDEPTAGVDPISRKEYWEMIKFFSNSGVTVLVTTHYMDEAERCDVVAFMFNGILKEIDTPYNVKKKYMSDSIEDVFVKVFSE encoded by the coding sequence TTGGACAAAGCTATAAAAATTGAAAAACTTACAAAGAAATTCAGTAGATTTGTTGCGGTGAATAATATTTCATTTGAGGTTCAAAAGGGCTGCATTTTTGGACTGCTTGGCCCTAATGGCTCTGGGAAAACCACGACTATAAAAATAATCTGCGGAGTATTAAGAGCTACAGAGGGTTATGTTGAAGTTCTTGGAAAGGATGTTTCTAAATACCCTGAAGAAGTAAGACAAAATATTGGGTATGTTTCTCAAAAATTTAGTTTGTATGAGGATTTGACAATTGAAGAGAACATCAATTTTTATGGAGCTGTATATGGTCTTTCAAAAAACGAAATTGAGAGAAAAAAGAAACAACTTATAAATCTTTTCAAATTTGAAGGCAGGGAAAAGTCACAAGTCGGTACCTTATCCGGCGGAATGAAACAAAAACTTGCTTTTGCATGTGCCACACTGCATAATCCGCAAATCCTGATTTTGGATGAGCCCACAGCAGGAGTTGACCCCATTTCAAGAAAGGAATATTGGGAAATGATAAAATTTTTTTCAAACAGCGGTGTGACAGTGCTTGTAACAACCCATTATATGGACGAGGCAGAAAGATGTGATGTTGTTGCATTTATGTTCAATGGAATTTTAAAAGAGATTGACACGCCTTATAATGTAAAGAAAAAGTATATGTCTGACAGCATAGAGGATGTCTTTGTGAAGGTATTTTCTGAGTAA
- a CDS encoding ABC transporter permease, giving the protein MRGFSPRRFFAIAKKEFIQIKRDKASFVLAFVAPFIMLMLFGYAVKMDIENVVIGVLDMSNTLESREIIRNLQNTRYFKPDLFAQNQNEIDEWLDSGKIKAALIIPSDFSTKLKQKRSPQILFIVDGTDPTIAKTVFTSGILTIQNMYTHSILNKPFIDLRTRVKYNPSMKSELFTIPGLMGLIMQNITIILTAFAIVREREKGTIEQLIVTPIKSIELILGKLVPYIFLGFGDFLVALLFGVAWFKVPVRGSILLLLLFGLEFVLCALMIGMLISSISKTQLQAMQLALLFLLPSVLLSGFMFPREAMPHVIRFLGNFVPLSYFLIILRGIVLKGIGVEQLWKEVLVLVFLGILLLLVSVKKFSKKLD; this is encoded by the coding sequence ATGAGAGGATTTTCACCAAGAAGGTTCTTTGCTATTGCTAAAAAAGAATTTATTCAAATAAAAAGAGACAAAGCAAGTTTTGTTTTGGCATTTGTAGCACCGTTTATTATGCTTATGCTCTTTGGATACGCTGTTAAAATGGATATAGAGAATGTTGTAATCGGCGTACTTGATATGTCAAATACTCTTGAAAGCAGAGAAATTATAAGGAACCTTCAGAATACCAGGTATTTTAAACCAGATTTATTTGCACAGAATCAGAATGAAATTGATGAGTGGCTTGACAGCGGAAAAATTAAAGCTGCCCTAATTATTCCTTCAGATTTTTCTACAAAACTTAAGCAAAAAAGAAGTCCACAAATTTTATTCATTGTTGATGGTACAGACCCAACAATAGCCAAGACAGTATTTACAAGTGGTATTTTAACAATACAAAATATGTATACCCATAGTATTTTAAATAAACCTTTTATTGATTTGAGAACAAGAGTTAAGTACAACCCTTCAATGAAAAGTGAACTTTTTACAATCCCTGGTCTTATGGGTTTGATAATGCAGAACATAACAATAATATTAACTGCTTTTGCTATTGTGAGGGAAAGAGAAAAGGGAACTATTGAACAGCTGATTGTAACACCTATAAAATCAATTGAACTGATATTGGGTAAACTTGTACCTTATATATTTCTTGGATTTGGAGATTTTTTGGTGGCGCTATTATTTGGTGTTGCTTGGTTTAAAGTACCAGTGAGAGGCAGTATACTATTACTTTTGCTCTTTGGATTGGAATTTGTCCTGTGTGCTCTTATGATAGGAATGCTTATCTCTTCTATTTCGAAGACCCAGCTTCAGGCAATGCAACTTGCACTTTTGTTTTTACTTCCAAGCGTTCTACTTTCAGGTTTTATGTTTCCAAGAGAAGCAATGCCACATGTGATAAGGTTTTTAGGGAATTTTGTTCCTCTTTCTTATTTTCTTATAATTTTGCGTGGGATTGTGTTAAAAGGAATAGGAGTTGAACAACTTTGGAAAGAAGTATTGGTATTAGTGTTTCTTGGAATACTTCTTTTGCTGGTTTCTGTAAAGAAGTTTTCAAAAAAGCTTGATTAA
- a CDS encoding sensor domain-containing diguanylate cyclase, translating to MSAEKIAIEREYIKISWFLILSIAVYLLFDKLFFSTSVEIVSFSQWLVPLIFLFISSAYNIFKRWLFNNDEQINEEIFRYLKFFEVINLVFFFGYERLFDLMFVISLVFLLYVERINVKNLKQVTMILIFSYIFFIFLDFITNNISSVDLRNLFYILFYIFWLSYSSKLEIYEKSQTNEISLKLKQYEENFKSQQKLSEAKDIKIKELERELSYLKEINKRLNISLGEFFNLQEISKIITQILDTNELLKFVNDVLIGVTGVDKSSILLFNKEKTELYVAFSNLPEKEQKESFKQENIEWLKNVALNCENGYRNKVSSEDCPFINGRATKSIMYASLATKNDKYGIILLEHIFEDVFTEDNLRFLTSIAAQVSIALENSSLYQQMRSMAMVDGLTGAFNRIYLYEVLEKEIQASAGRYPISIALFDVDNFKKLNDTYGHLFGDKVLQTIVRIARERVRKGDIVARYGGEEFIIVFNHLESSEAYKVVERIRRAIENEIIEDNLIQTRVTVSFGIASYPLHAENVKDLIKCADVAMYRAKSSGKNCTVVYNQELEMKI from the coding sequence GTGAGTGCTGAAAAAATTGCAATTGAAAGAGAGTACATAAAAATTTCATGGTTTTTAATTTTATCAATTGCAGTGTACTTACTTTTTGATAAGCTATTTTTTTCAACATCAGTAGAAATTGTTTCTTTTTCACAGTGGCTTGTTCCTCTAATATTTTTATTTATATCTTCAGCTTACAATATATTTAAGAGATGGCTTTTTAATAATGATGAACAGATTAATGAAGAAATATTCAGGTATTTAAAATTTTTTGAAGTTATAAATCTTGTGTTCTTTTTCGGATATGAGAGGCTTTTTGATTTAATGTTTGTCATATCGCTTGTATTCTTGCTTTATGTTGAAAGAATAAATGTAAAAAACCTGAAGCAGGTAACAATGATACTAATTTTTTCATATATATTTTTTATATTTCTTGATTTTATTACAAACAATATTAGCAGTGTAGATTTGAGGAACCTATTTTATATTCTTTTCTATATTTTTTGGTTATCATATTCTAGTAAACTTGAGATTTATGAAAAAAGCCAGACCAATGAAATTAGTTTAAAACTAAAACAGTATGAAGAAAATTTTAAAAGCCAGCAAAAACTTAGTGAAGCAAAGGATATAAAAATAAAAGAATTAGAAAGAGAATTGAGCTATTTAAAGGAAATTAACAAAAGACTTAACATATCTCTTGGCGAATTTTTTAATCTTCAAGAAATTAGTAAAATAATAACACAAATACTTGATACAAATGAACTTTTAAAATTTGTTAATGATGTTCTAATTGGAGTCACAGGTGTTGACAAAAGTTCTATACTGTTATTTAATAAAGAAAAAACAGAGCTTTACGTTGCATTTTCTAATCTTCCTGAAAAGGAACAAAAAGAAAGTTTTAAACAGGAGAATATAGAATGGCTAAAAAATGTTGCGTTAAATTGTGAAAATGGTTATAGAAACAAGGTAAGCAGTGAAGATTGTCCTTTTATAAATGGAAGAGCAACAAAGTCGATAATGTATGCTTCGTTGGCGACAAAAAATGATAAATATGGCATAATACTACTCGAACATATATTTGAGGATGTCTTTACAGAAGACAATCTTAGGTTTTTAACATCAATTGCTGCACAAGTCTCAATTGCCTTGGAAAACTCAAGTTTGTATCAGCAGATGAGGTCAATGGCTATGGTTGACGGACTAACAGGTGCTTTCAATAGAATCTATCTTTACGAAGTATTGGAAAAAGAGATTCAGGCATCTGCAGGAAGATATCCAATTAGCATTGCTCTTTTTGATGTTGACAACTTTAAAAAATTAAATGATACTTATGGTCATTTATTTGGGGACAAGGTTTTACAAACAATAGTTAGAATAGCAAGAGAAAGGGTACGTAAGGGAGATATTGTTGCACGCTATGGAGGTGAAGAATTTATAATAGTATTTAATCATCTTGAAAGTAGTGAGGCATATAAGGTGGTTGAAAGAATAAGAAGGGCTATTGAAAATGAAATAATAGAAGATAATTTGATTCAGACACGGGTTACAGTTAGTTTTGGTATTGCTTCTTATCCTTTACATGCTGAGAATGTGAAGGACTTGATAAAATGTGCAGATGTTGCTATGTATAGGGCAAAAAGTAGTGGGAAAAATTGCACAGTAGTATATAATCAGGAATTGGAGATGAAAATATGA
- the nrdR gene encoding transcriptional regulator NrdR: protein MRCPFCGYEDSKVVDTRPTNEGRTIKRRRECLKCQKRFTTYEKIEKQPILVIKKDNRREEFDRNKILNGIIKACQKRPVSIEQMNKIVEEIENEIYNSMREEISSREIGEMVMEKLKKIDEISYVRFASVYRQFKDINTFIEELQKLLTEKIE, encoded by the coding sequence ATGAGATGTCCCTTTTGTGGATATGAAGATAGTAAAGTTGTTGATACACGGCCTACTAATGAAGGAAGAACTATAAAAAGAAGGCGAGAATGTCTAAAGTGTCAAAAAAGGTTTACCACATACGAAAAAATAGAAAAACAGCCAATTTTAGTTATTAAAAAAGATAATAGAAGAGAAGAATTTGACAGAAATAAAATTTTAAATGGAATTATAAAAGCTTGCCAGAAAAGACCTGTTTCTATCGAACAGATGAATAAAATTGTAGAAGAGATTGAAAATGAGATTTACAATTCTATGCGTGAAGAAATTTCATCAAGAGAAATTGGCGAGATGGTTATGGAAAAGCTCAAAAAGATTGACGAGATTTCATATGTAAGGTTTGCTTCTGTTTACAGACAGTTTAAGGATATAAATACCTTTATAGAAGAGCTTCAGAAACTTTTAACAGAAAAGATAGAATAA
- a CDS encoding Hsp20/alpha crystallin family protein, translated as MLRDIVPFGRRPFDIMRKIEREFFDIDEWFEDFFTPFEKGTRFMRTDIKETENEYIIEAELPGVRKEDIKIELYDNKLTIKAETKKEEKEERENFIRRERRYGAFSRTFYLDNVKEDGIKAKYEDGILKIVLPKERPSKPNVRTIDIE; from the coding sequence ATGCTCAGAGACATAGTTCCATTTGGAAGAAGGCCCTTTGACATTATGAGGAAAATTGAAAGAGAGTTTTTTGACATTGATGAGTGGTTTGAAGATTTCTTTACACCTTTTGAAAAAGGCACAAGATTTATGAGGACTGACATTAAGGAGACCGAAAATGAGTATATTATAGAAGCAGAACTTCCAGGAGTGAGAAAAGAGGATATTAAGATAGAACTTTATGATAACAAACTTACAATAAAAGCAGAGACAAAGAAAGAGGAAAAAGAAGAGAGAGAAAACTTTATAAGACGAGAAAGAAGATATGGTGCATTTTCCAGAACATTTTATCTTGACAATGTGAAAGAAGATGGTATAAAAGCAAAATATGAGGATGGAATCTTGAAAATAGTACTTCCAAAAGAAAGACCTTCTAAACCTAACGTAAGAACAATCGATATAGAATAA